A region of Flavobacteriales bacterium DNA encodes the following proteins:
- a CDS encoding SpoIIE family protein phosphatase encodes KPEKIPVGKHDNDNIPFIGGEFETKKGDVIYTLTDGFQDQFGGENGKKFKVKPFKTFLISISHLPMNKQKEKIEETFINWKGKEEQVDDVCIVGIKI; translated from the coding sequence TAAACCAGAAAAAATACCAGTCGGCAAACATGACAATGATAATATACCATTTATTGGCGGAGAATTTGAAACTAAAAAAGGAGACGTTATCTATACCCTAACTGATGGTTTCCAAGACCAATTTGGTGGTGAAAATGGCAAAAAATTTAAAGTAAAACCCTTTAAGACATTTTTAATTTCTATTTCTCATCTCCCCATGAATAAACAAAAAGAAAAAATAGAAGAAACATTTATAAATTGGAAAGGGAAAGAGGAACAAGTAGATGATGTTTGTATTGTAGGTATAAAAATTTAA